The sequence AATATGTCCGCGTGATCTGGGAACCCCAGAGTTACACCGACCCCAAATCCTTCCGGGCCTTTCTCGAAGAGCAGCCAGTCAAGGCCTTCATGAAAGAAGGACGGATGGTTTCCGCCTATCAGCAAAAATACGTCTTTGAAGCTCTGCAGGCATACAACCGCACGCACCTGGCGCAGATGGCCGAAGAGTACGGACTTGAACTCGACAGGCTCGACGAGAAAGCCTTCGCCACCTTTGTGGGCACAGGCCAGCCGTCCCTCTTGCACCTGGCCAAATACATCCAAAGCGGTATGCAGCCCAAGCTCAAGCAGATCGCGCAGGCCATGGCCCAGGAGTATGAAACCGCCACGCCAAACCGGCGCAAGGAGTTGCAGGAGCGTTTGAAAGCCCTGAACTCCATCGATTCGGAACTGATTATCAACTGCTATCTGCAGCCATGCCGGAACCCGGAATTGCACGACCCGACCATTCCCCAGGACACTCCCGAAGTCCCGCCCCTGCTGCGCCTTAAAACCGGAGAGCTGCTGCCAAGGCTGGCCAAATTTCATTCCACGTCCCATTTCACGCTGAACCTAAGCAACCTCTCCACCGCCGATGCCCTGGAAATTCTGTACGATTGCCAAGGACATATCAGCAACATCGAGCTCTATAACCTAAAAGACGCGGTCAGGGGCAAATGGTCCATGCCCGTGTCGTCGCAGTTGGTTTGTCCGGGCGACGCCGTGGACGCCATCAGCCCGGAGCGAACCTGCGCCCAGATCGCCGAACTGCAAAAGGCCCTGAACGAAGACAACGTCATCGCCTTGAAGCGCGCCATCCGTGCCGTGATCTGGTCCTTCGAAGAAGACCGCCTGGCTCTGGAAAATACCTTGTCCCATTCGCGCAACAAGAATGCGCTCTCGCATGCGGCCGAGCTTGAACGCGAACTTTTGCTCATGGAGGCGCGCAAGAACAAGCTCCTCGACATTCTTTTCAACATCGAAACGTTTCACAAATACTACAAAAAACGGCCCCTGGGCTCCCGCATCGGAAGTGGATCCACGGGCCAATCGCGGCACCAGTACGGGATGGGCGTGGTGGTGCTTGAAACTCTCCCCAAACGGGCTCAAAAAATCGCGCTCGACCAGTCCCGGGGAGAGCGCAAACAGCTCCCGGTCACCGCCAAGATGACGGTCCATTTCCGCGCCCACTGTCGCGCGCAGGGAGAAGATTCATCGCTAATGAGACTGGCCCGGAGGATTCCGGGCATGGAACTGACGGGATGCGGCCGGGAACAGGAATGGTTTCTGGACAGTATCGACATCCATCCCAAACGCTCGGGCAATATCGTCACCCTGGGCGGCGTGCAGCTTGAGTATGACAACGGGCTGCGCATCACCAAAAAAAATGGCGCGGCCGGCGAAAACCATCTGTCCCTGAAGTATCTGAACACGGGGCTGAAAAACGCCCTCAAGATCCTGATCGGATTCATCCCGGCCTTCCTGACCTTTGCCCTGACCAAAGACTGGTGGGTGCTGGCCTATTTCGGGGGGCTGATCTGGTTCGCCATCACCGGAGTGCGCAACATCCTGCAGGCAGTGCTGGGCGGAGGCGGTTTGACGCGCTCACCTCTCCTGCAATGGAACTCCCTGATCAGTTGGAGCCGCGTAGCCGACGATCTGCTGTACACAGGCTTCTCCGTTCCCCTGCTGGACCTCCTGGTCAAGACCATGATCCTGGACCGGGGCCTCGGCATCACCACGGACACGGACCCGGTCCTGCTTTTCGCATCCATGGCTCTGGCCAACGGCATCTATATCTCCAGCCACAATACCTTCCGCGGCCTGCCGCGTCCGGTGGTCCTGGCCAACTTCTTCCGCAGCATCCTGTCCATTCCCCTGGCCGTCCTCTTCAACAGTGGCCTAGCGAGCGGCATGCACACGGCCGGGATGACCGGGGTGGAGCAGGCCCTGCAGAAATGGGCCGCCATCACCTCGAAATTCGCTTCGGACTGCGTGGCGGCGGTCATCGAGGGACTGGGTGACCGTCACAACAACGTACGGGTGCGCCTGGCCGACTACCGCGCCAAGCTCATCGCCATGTATGACGCCTTTGCCCGTCTGGACGTCCTTTTTCCGGAAGAGGACGTGCTGGACATGCTCCAGTCGCCGAAAATGTTCATAGAGACGATTTCCTACGAAGCGCGCGACCTGGAAAAAGTGCTCATCGTCAACGCCCTTGATCTGATGTATTTCTGGCTCTACCAGCCTCGGGCCTCCAAGGCCCTGGAGTTCATATCCCAGGACATGACCAAGGAGGAATGGCTCATCTTTCTGCGCTCCCAGTATGTGCTCAAACGCTATCGCGAGATCAGCCAGATGTTCGTGGACGGTTTGGTGGGCAAGAACTTTTCACGGGCCCTGGCCTTCTATCTGGACAGGTCGGATGAATACCTGCTGGATATGGAAAAGATGGGACACAGCCGCAGGCTGCGCTAAAAGGGGACTAGGCTCCCACTTCTTTTAGCTCCATTTCCTGTCGATCATCAGGTGCGAGAAATACCCCAGCACGGCCGCCCCGTAAAAGGGGGCCATGCCCTTTGGCGTTGCGCCGTAAAGCCAGATCGGGAGCAGCACAAGAGGCAGGGGAACGGCGAGCATGGCCCACCAGGTGTGGGTCCAGCCGCGATGCGGACCGATGGCCGGAAACATGGCCGCCAAGCCCAAAACCGCCGCCCATTTGTAATAGCCCTGCAGAATGAGGGCGAAATCGAGCACAGCCAGGGTCAGATAAAAAACATGCTGGCCCTTGGAGTCCGTGTCGACGTCCGGAAAAAGACTCCCCAGCAGCACCAGCGCGGCGAGCACGGCCAGTTGCGGCAATTCCGGGACATACGTCCCGCTCCAGAACAATCCTCCCAGTACGGCCCCTCCCGTCAGCACCCCGCCGAGTAGGTGTCCCTTGTATCCGGGCATGGCATCCTCCAGAAATGCAAAAGCCCGGTCAAGCCGGGCCGTTGCGGATGAATGAAACAGATTACATGGCGTCGCTGGCGTCCAGTTCGGCGATGGTCTTGTCGATGGATTCGCGCAGCTCCTGGGGCAGGCCCATTATCTCCACGTTCAAAAAGCCGCGCACGATGGTGGAGGTGGCTTCGTCCTCGTCCAGGCCGCGTGCCATGAGATACTCGATCTCCTCCTGGGCGATCTTGCCCACGGCCGCCTCGTGGGAAAGCTCCACGCCGGTCACGCAGCCCTGCAATTCGGGGATAGCGTGGATCAGACCGCCGCCAAGGATCAGCCCCTTGCACTCCAGATGTCCGCGCGCCGGAACCGCGTTGCCGATGATCTCGCCGCGCGCGACGATGGTTCCGCCGGTGGTGATGGTGCGCGAGATGATCTCGCCGCGCGTGTTCGGAGCATTGAGCACGATGCGGTTGCCCGTGTCCACATGGGAACCGGTGGGAGTCACGATAACGGAATTGAAGCGGGCCACGGCCCCTTCCCCATTCAGGTAAATCGTCGGGTAGGACTGCACGGACTTGACCTTTTTAAGCAGAACGTAGTTGTTCTGCAGAACGCCCCTCTCCTCCACGATGCCTACGGTGCGCGGCCGGACC is a genomic window of Desulfomicrobium baculatum DSM 4028 containing:
- a CDS encoding metal-dependent hydrolase, producing MPGYKGHLLGGVLTGGAVLGGLFWSGTYVPELPQLAVLAALVLLGSLFPDVDTDSKGQHVFYLTLAVLDFALILQGYYKWAAVLGLAAMFPAIGPHRGWTHTWWAMLAVPLPLVLLPIWLYGATPKGMAPFYGAAVLGYFSHLMIDRKWS